In Devosia sp. XK-2, one DNA window encodes the following:
- a CDS encoding NADP-dependent malic enzyme: protein MSDDKAASLREAALHFHAFPKPGKLEIVATKPLANTRDLSLAYSPGVAIPCEEIAANPADAYKYTSKGNLVAVISNGTAVLGLGNIGALASKPVMEGKAVLFKKFAGIDSIDIEVNEQDPKRFIEVVAPLEPSFGGVNLEDIKAPECFEIEEALRERMNIPVFHDDQHGTAIIVAAAVINAMRLVKKDIAKAKIVTSGAGAAAIACMNMLIAVGAKRENIWIADSKGLVTKKRDNSVDRWRGAFAQDTDETELSAVMAGADIFVGLSKAGALKPEMMQDMAPNPLILALSNPVPEIMPELAKQARPDALVCTGRSDYPNQVNNVLCFPFLFRGALDCGATIINEEMKAAAAHAIAKLAHEPGLEATAHGVPAIFGPDYLIPNPFDQRLILRIAPAVAKAAMESGVATRPIADFEAYRDQLRRFVFRSGMVMKPMIERAQASGKRIAFADGEDERVLRAAQVILEDGIGKPILIGRPSVIENRLERFGLTIRPGTDFEVINPEDDPRYRDYVADFHALVGRKGVTPDTARTIVRTNTTVIGALAVRRGEADALICGLQGRFIKHARDIHSVIGVAPGARQLSALSMLILNRGVFFLADTYANIDPSEDELVSIALQARDHLKRFNLEARAALLSYSNFGSRDGESSEKMRAVYDRLKLEAPDLVVEGEMQGDLAVNAELRERYIPDSVLKGEANLLIFPNLEAANLSMTLLKEMNNGLHIGPILMGTAQPAHILAPTVTSRGIVNMTAIAATEAAG, encoded by the coding sequence ATGTCTGACGACAAGGCCGCAAGTTTGCGCGAGGCCGCGCTGCATTTTCACGCGTTTCCCAAGCCCGGGAAACTGGAGATCGTGGCGACCAAGCCACTCGCCAATACGCGTGACCTGTCCCTGGCCTATTCGCCCGGCGTCGCCATTCCCTGCGAGGAAATCGCCGCCAATCCGGCCGATGCTTACAAGTACACCTCCAAGGGTAACCTGGTGGCAGTGATCTCCAATGGCACGGCGGTGCTGGGCCTGGGCAATATCGGCGCGCTGGCCTCCAAGCCGGTGATGGAAGGCAAGGCGGTTCTGTTCAAGAAGTTCGCCGGCATCGATTCCATCGATATCGAGGTCAATGAGCAGGACCCCAAGCGCTTCATCGAAGTCGTCGCGCCGCTCGAACCAAGCTTTGGTGGGGTGAACCTCGAAGACATCAAAGCGCCCGAATGCTTCGAGATCGAGGAAGCTCTGCGCGAGCGGATGAACATCCCCGTCTTCCACGACGACCAGCATGGCACCGCCATTATCGTTGCCGCCGCGGTGATCAATGCCATGCGCCTGGTCAAGAAGGACATCGCCAAGGCCAAGATCGTGACGTCGGGGGCAGGGGCGGCGGCCATTGCCTGCATGAACATGTTGATCGCGGTCGGAGCAAAAAGGGAAAACATCTGGATCGCCGATAGCAAGGGCCTGGTGACTAAAAAGCGCGACAATTCGGTCGATCGCTGGCGCGGTGCCTTCGCGCAGGACACCGACGAAACAGAGCTTAGCGCCGTCATGGCGGGGGCGGATATCTTTGTGGGCCTGTCAAAGGCCGGCGCGCTCAAACCCGAAATGATGCAGGATATGGCGCCCAATCCGCTGATCCTGGCGCTTTCCAATCCAGTCCCCGAAATCATGCCGGAACTGGCCAAACAGGCGCGTCCCGATGCGTTGGTTTGCACGGGACGCTCGGACTATCCCAACCAGGTCAACAATGTCCTCTGCTTCCCTTTCCTCTTCCGCGGGGCGCTTGATTGCGGCGCTACCATCATCAATGAGGAGATGAAGGCGGCAGCCGCCCATGCCATCGCCAAACTCGCCCATGAACCCGGGCTTGAAGCCACGGCCCATGGCGTGCCGGCAATCTTCGGGCCCGATTATCTCATCCCCAATCCTTTCGACCAGCGGCTTATCCTGCGTATAGCCCCGGCCGTCGCCAAGGCGGCGATGGAAAGCGGTGTGGCCACCCGTCCCATCGCCGATTTCGAAGCCTATCGGGACCAGCTGCGCCGCTTCGTCTTCCGCTCGGGCATGGTGATGAAGCCGATGATCGAGCGGGCCCAGGCCTCGGGCAAGCGGATCGCCTTTGCCGATGGGGAGGACGAGCGCGTATTGCGGGCCGCACAGGTTATCCTCGAAGATGGCATCGGCAAGCCGATCCTGATCGGCCGCCCATCGGTGATCGAAAACCGGCTGGAGCGCTTCGGCCTCACCATTCGGCCGGGAACCGATTTCGAGGTTATCAATCCTGAGGATGATCCGCGTTATCGCGACTATGTCGCCGACTTCCACGCGCTGGTGGGACGGAAGGGGGTGACCCCCGATACCGCCCGCACCATTGTGCGCACCAATACCACTGTTATCGGCGCGCTGGCGGTGCGGCGGGGCGAGGCCGATGCACTGATCTGCGGCCTGCAGGGGCGCTTCATCAAGCATGCCCGCGACATTCACTCGGTGATCGGCGTGGCGCCGGGGGCACGGCAGCTCTCGGCGCTCTCCATGCTGATCCTCAATCGCGGCGTTTTCTTCCTGGCCGATACCTATGCCAATATTGATCCGAGCGAGGACGAACTGGTCTCGATTGCCCTGCAGGCCCGCGACCACCTCAAGCGCTTCAACCTCGAGGCCCGGGCGGCCCTCTTGAGCTACTCCAATTTTGGCTCCCGCGACGGCGAGAGCAGCGAGAAGATGCGCGCCGTCTATGACCGGCTCAAACTCGAGGCGCCGGACCTGGTGGTCGAGGGCGAGATGCAGGGGGACCTGGCGGTCAATGCCGAGCTGCGCGAGCGCTACATTCCGGACTCCGTGCTCAAGGGTGAAGCCAACCTGCTGATCTTCCCGAATCTGGAGGCGGCCAACCTCTCCATGACCCTGCTCAAGGAGATGAACAATGGCCTGCATATCGGTCCCATCCTGATGGGCACGGCCCAGCCAGCCCATATCCTGGCGCCGACGGTGACCAGCCGCGGTATCGTCAACATGACAGCGATCGCCGCGACCGAGGCAGCGGGGTAG
- a CDS encoding helix-turn-helix domain-containing protein yields the protein MSRNFLVIDPEEGIDVLKGLASPIRVKMLKLLHVEGAMNGNDIAEKLGLPQSTVSTNLQILEGAGLIRTETQKARKGNQKICHSTFDEVLVMFKDDIRPLRANTIEVSMPLGLYTSCEVTAPCGLCSSEGIIGLLDVPDTFLDPDRMKAGLIWFTRGYLEYQFPNNAKLAQNTIESMEFMLELSSEVPGTSADWPSDITLSINGTEIGTWLSTGDFGDKRGVYTPDWWKLKGSQYGKLKSWRVTLDGTYVDGMKISPVSLHDLDLSNHHSIRLRIAVKPDAKHPGGINIFGRGFGNYDQDIVLRLQTSA from the coding sequence ATGAGCCGCAATTTTCTGGTTATCGACCCCGAAGAAGGCATCGACGTGCTCAAGGGCCTGGCATCGCCCATCCGGGTGAAGATGCTCAAGCTATTGCATGTGGAAGGGGCGATGAACGGCAATGACATTGCCGAAAAGCTGGGCCTGCCGCAGTCGACCGTCTCGACCAATCTGCAAATTCTGGAAGGCGCAGGCCTGATCCGCACGGAAACGCAGAAGGCGCGCAAGGGCAACCAGAAGATCTGCCATTCGACCTTCGATGAAGTGCTGGTGATGTTCAAGGACGACATCAGGCCGCTCAGGGCGAATACGATCGAGGTATCGATGCCGCTCGGCCTTTATACGAGCTGCGAGGTCACGGCGCCCTGCGGACTTTGCTCGAGCGAGGGCATTATCGGCCTGCTCGACGTGCCCGATACCTTTCTCGACCCGGATCGCATGAAGGCGGGACTGATCTGGTTCACGCGCGGCTATCTGGAGTACCAATTCCCCAACAATGCCAAACTGGCGCAAAACACCATAGAATCCATGGAGTTCATGCTCGAACTGAGCTCTGAGGTTCCCGGCACTTCGGCCGATTGGCCAAGCGACATTACCCTTTCGATCAATGGCACCGAGATCGGCACCTGGCTCTCGACCGGCGATTTCGGCGACAAACGCGGGGTCTATACGCCCGATTGGTGGAAGCTCAAGGGCAGCCAATATGGCAAGCTCAAGAGCTGGCGGGTGACGCTGGACGGCACCTATGTCGATGGAATGAAGATCTCGCCCGTGTCGCTGCACGACCTGGATCTGAGCAACCACCATTCGATCCGCCTGCGCATTGCCGTAAAGCCGGATGCCAAGCATCCGGGCGGGATCAATATTTTCGGCCGCGGCTTTGGCAATTACGACCAGGATATCGTGTTGCGCCTTCAAACCAGCGCCTGA
- a CDS encoding HPP family protein: MTFLARLLPNMVPVSPLERLRAAMGAFVGILATAGVTALALGQGQELPLLMAPIGASAVLLFAVPASPLAQPWSILAGNCLAALVGVSCAMVLGGTAVAAALAVSVSIGLMLTFKCLHPPSGAVALTAVIGGPAITELGYAFVAWPVAINSIMLLLTAVAFNRMTGKQYPHRAAATPVASAKVIPFAPKVSLGISVDDLKAAIRERDEVVSVDPMDLENMLERAALLAFLRRSGGLTVGMVMARNVVSVQPGTSLRVALRAMRSHEIKALPVVDMAGHVAGILTQTDILEKAEWGPAHASSGLGWRLRSISNSDRPLRGKVRDVMSANVASVTEATPIALVVKLMLDTGHHHLPVATGNGQLQGMVTQSDLIAALLGADTKGLALIA; the protein is encoded by the coding sequence ATGACGTTTCTCGCCCGCCTCCTACCCAATATGGTCCCGGTCAGCCCGCTCGAGCGGCTCCGCGCCGCTATGGGTGCCTTTGTCGGCATCCTGGCGACCGCCGGGGTGACGGCGCTGGCGCTCGGCCAGGGCCAGGAGCTGCCGCTCTTGATGGCACCGATCGGCGCCTCGGCCGTGCTGCTGTTTGCCGTACCCGCCAGTCCGTTGGCGCAGCCATGGTCCATTCTTGCCGGCAATTGTCTGGCCGCATTGGTGGGGGTCAGTTGCGCCATGGTGCTGGGCGGCACGGCCGTGGCAGCGGCGCTGGCGGTCTCGGTCAGCATCGGCCTGATGCTGACCTTCAAATGCCTGCATCCGCCCAGCGGCGCGGTGGCGCTTACCGCGGTGATCGGCGGTCCGGCCATTACCGAACTGGGCTATGCTTTCGTGGCCTGGCCGGTGGCCATCAATTCGATCATGCTGCTACTCACCGCGGTGGCGTTCAACCGCATGACGGGCAAGCAATATCCGCATCGCGCGGCCGCCACGCCGGTCGCCAGCGCCAAGGTGATCCCTTTTGCCCCCAAGGTGAGCCTCGGGATCTCGGTGGATGATCTCAAGGCCGCGATCCGCGAGCGCGACGAAGTGGTGAGCGTGGACCCGATGGACCTCGAAAACATGCTCGAGCGGGCGGCCTTGCTGGCGTTCCTGCGCCGCTCCGGCGGTCTCACCGTGGGCATGGTCATGGCGCGCAATGTGGTCAGCGTGCAGCCGGGCACTTCGCTGCGCGTGGCCCTGCGCGCCATGCGCAGCCACGAGATCAAGGCCCTGCCGGTGGTGGACATGGCCGGGCATGTGGCCGGCATCCTGACCCAGACCGATATTCTCGAAAAGGCCGAATGGGGGCCGGCTCACGCTTCGTCGGGCCTGGGCTGGCGCTTACGGTCCATATCGAATTCGGACCGGCCGCTGCGCGGCAAAGTCCGGGACGTGATGAGTGCAAACGTGGCGAGCGTCACCGAGGCGACGCCTATTGCCCTGGTGGTCAAGCTGATGCTCGATACCGGCCACCATCACCTGCCCGTGGCCACCGGCAACGGGCAATTGCAGGGCATGGTGACCCAATCGGACCTCATTGCGGCCCTGCTCGGCGCCGATACCAAGGGGCTGGCCCTGATCGCCTGA
- a CDS encoding tripartite tricarboxylate transporter permease translates to MGTFDLLAQGLLAALQVHNLIYALIGVTLGTAVGVLPGIGPALTVALLLPVTYKLDPAGSLIMFAGIYYGGMYGGSTTSILLNTPGESASIVTALEGNKMARQGRGGPALATAAIGSFVAGLLATLGLAFIAPFVVKFALSFGPWDYFALMVLAFVTVSAAFGDSALRGLTALFIGLGLGLIGIDLQTGQTRLAFGVMDLLDGIEVTTLAVALFAIGETLKTASDRDQANTEVTAVKGSVWMTIEDWKRSWASWLRGTFIGFPIGAMPAGGADVASFLSYSAEKSFSKKPEEFGNGAIEGVAGPEAANNASAAGTLVPLLTLGLPTTATAAIMLAGFQQFGLQPGPLLFANNAPLVWALIASLLVANFMLLVLNLPLIGLWVRLLTIPKHWLYAGILTFATLGTLGANGAMSMGFGPVRISFELVLLLAFGVLGYLLRRFGYPIAPVVVGLILGPMAEQQLRRALAISQGDIGILFTSPISITLYIVAIIAVGVPLIMRLRGQGGVLGQLATDED, encoded by the coding sequence ATGGGAACTTTCGATCTGCTCGCCCAGGGCCTCCTCGCCGCCCTGCAGGTGCACAACCTCATTTACGCGCTGATCGGGGTGACCCTGGGCACGGCCGTCGGCGTGCTGCCCGGCATCGGCCCGGCGCTGACCGTGGCGCTGCTCCTGCCCGTTACCTATAAGCTCGATCCGGCGGGGTCGCTGATCATGTTCGCCGGCATCTACTATGGCGGCATGTATGGCGGCTCGACCACCTCCATCCTGCTCAACACGCCGGGCGAAAGCGCCTCCATCGTGACCGCGCTCGAGGGCAACAAGATGGCCCGCCAGGGCAGGGGCGGACCGGCACTGGCCACCGCTGCCATCGGCTCCTTTGTGGCCGGTCTGCTGGCCACGCTGGGCTTGGCTTTCATCGCGCCCTTCGTGGTGAAGTTCGCCCTGTCCTTCGGGCCATGGGACTATTTCGCCCTGATGGTTCTGGCCTTTGTGACGGTTTCGGCGGCCTTCGGGGATTCCGCATTGCGCGGCCTGACGGCGCTGTTCATCGGTCTGGGCCTGGGGCTTATCGGCATTGATCTCCAGACCGGCCAAACCCGTTTGGCCTTTGGTGTCATGGACTTGCTCGATGGTATTGAAGTGACCACACTGGCGGTGGCCCTGTTCGCCATCGGCGAGACGCTCAAGACCGCATCGGACCGCGACCAGGCCAATACCGAGGTAACGGCGGTCAAAGGCTCGGTCTGGATGACCATTGAAGATTGGAAGCGGAGCTGGGCCTCCTGGCTGCGCGGCACCTTCATCGGCTTCCCCATCGGCGCCATGCCGGCGGGCGGCGCGGACGTGGCCAGCTTCCTCTCCTATAGCGCGGAAAAGAGCTTCTCCAAAAAGCCTGAAGAGTTCGGCAACGGCGCCATTGAGGGCGTGGCCGGACCCGAAGCGGCCAATAATGCCTCAGCGGCCGGCACTCTGGTGCCCCTGCTGACGCTGGGCCTGCCCACCACCGCCACGGCGGCCATCATGCTGGCTGGTTTCCAGCAATTCGGCCTGCAGCCGGGGCCATTGCTGTTCGCCAATAATGCGCCGCTGGTCTGGGCGCTGATCGCGAGCCTGCTGGTCGCCAATTTCATGCTGCTGGTGCTCAACCTGCCGCTGATCGGCCTCTGGGTGCGGCTGCTGACCATACCCAAGCACTGGCTCTATGCCGGTATCCTGACCTTCGCCACCCTGGGCACTTTGGGCGCCAATGGGGCCATGTCCATGGGCTTCGGGCCGGTGCGGATCAGCTTCGAACTGGTGCTGCTCTTGGCCTTTGGTGTGCTGGGCTATCTGCTCCGCCGTTTCGGCTATCCGATTGCGCCCGTCGTCGTGGGGCTGATTCTTGGACCCATGGCCGAACAGCAATTGCGCCGGGCGCTGGCCATCAGCCAAGGCGATATCGGTATCCTCTTCACCTCGCCGATCTCGATCACGCTCTATATAGTGGCGATCATTGCCGTTGGCGTGCCGCTGATCATGCGGTTGCGCGGGCAGGGCGGCGTGCTGGGGCAATTGGCGACAGACGAAGACTGA
- a CDS encoding oxidoreductase produces MSFRALLTEKAEDGTVSSEVQTLEDSRLPEGDVTVDIEWAGLNYKDGLCLTGKGGLVRTYPHIAGVDFAGTVRESDDFRYRIGDRVVLTGWRVGETHWGGFAERARVKGDWLVPLPANLTTRDAMVIGTAGLTAMLAINRLEWAGLTPSSGEVLVTGAAGGVGSIAVSLLRRLGYGIAALSGRPQHADMLRALGAGEVVDRAAFLAQPDKPLESARYAAAIDCVGGEILGKLLRQIAYGGSVASLGNAAGIDLKTNVLPFLLRGVNLLGIDSVMQPFDARMAAWSRLTGLFDLAAYADNVEAVGLAALPDKAEQILRGQIKGRVVVDPRA; encoded by the coding sequence ATGAGTTTCCGTGCCCTGCTGACAGAAAAGGCCGAGGACGGGACCGTCTCGTCCGAGGTCCAGACGCTTGAGGATTCGCGCCTGCCCGAGGGCGATGTCACGGTGGACATCGAATGGGCCGGGCTCAACTATAAGGATGGGCTATGCCTGACGGGCAAGGGTGGCCTGGTGCGGACCTATCCCCATATTGCAGGGGTCGATTTTGCCGGGACCGTGCGGGAAAGCGACGATTTCCGCTATCGTATCGGCGATCGGGTCGTGCTGACCGGATGGCGCGTCGGCGAAACCCATTGGGGTGGCTTTGCGGAGCGGGCCCGGGTCAAGGGCGACTGGCTGGTGCCGCTGCCGGCCAATCTGACCACGCGGGACGCCATGGTCATCGGCACCGCCGGACTGACCGCCATGCTGGCAATCAACCGACTGGAATGGGCAGGCCTAACCCCATCCTCGGGCGAAGTCCTGGTAACCGGCGCGGCCGGCGGCGTGGGATCCATCGCCGTTTCCCTGCTGCGGCGCCTTGGCTACGGCATTGCCGCGCTGTCCGGACGCCCCCAGCATGCCGATATGCTCCGCGCGCTGGGCGCTGGCGAGGTTGTCGATCGCGCCGCGTTCCTTGCACAGCCGGACAAGCCGCTGGAATCGGCACGCTATGCGGCGGCCATCGACTGCGTGGGGGGTGAGATATTGGGCAAGCTTCTGCGCCAGATTGCCTATGGCGGATCGGTTGCCAGCCTTGGCAATGCGGCGGGCATAGACCTCAAGACCAATGTATTGCCCTTCCTGCTGCGCGGCGTGAACCTTCTGGGTATTGACAGTGTGATGCAGCCCTTCGACGCGCGCATGGCGGCATGGTCCCGGCTGACGGGCCTGTTCGACCTGGCCGCCTATGCCGACAATGTCGAGGCGGTCGGATTGGCAGCATTGCCGGATAAGGCCGAACAAATCCTGCGCGGGCAGATCAAGGGCCGGGTTGTCGTCGATCCCCGCGCCTGA
- a CDS encoding tripartite tricarboxylate transporter TctB family protein has product MTTGSSSRERRPDGAALVIAAILAGLAVVIFWQTSQMRLPPLQQRVGPTVFPYVIASGLVLLAIGTVISAMRGSFPERSKDDYAPIFWIVAGLLAQILLLSTAGFSIATGVLFAFTARAFGRGPLWQTIPIGAVFAFVVWFIFAKGLQLSLPAGALERLLTTGSF; this is encoded by the coding sequence ATGACAACTGGCTCCTCCAGCCGCGAGCGCCGCCCCGATGGGGCGGCGCTTGTCATCGCCGCTATTCTCGCCGGCCTTGCCGTCGTCATTTTCTGGCAGACCAGCCAGATGCGCCTGCCCCCGCTGCAGCAGCGCGTCGGGCCCACCGTCTTTCCCTATGTGATCGCCAGCGGCCTTGTGCTCCTGGCCATAGGCACCGTGATTTCGGCCATGCGCGGCAGCTTTCCCGAGCGATCCAAGGACGATTACGCGCCGATTTTCTGGATCGTCGCCGGTCTTCTGGCGCAAATCCTGCTGCTCTCGACTGCAGGCTTTTCCATTGCCACGGGCGTACTCTTCGCCTTTACGGCCAGGGCCTTCGGGCGCGGGCCGCTCTGGCAGACCATTCCCATCGGCGCCGTCTTTGCCTTCGTGGTCTGGTTCATCTTCGCCAAGGGACTGCAATTGTCTCTGCCGGCCGGGGCCCTTGAGCGCCTGCTGACCACGGGGAGCTTCTGA
- a CDS encoding tripartite tricarboxylate transporter substrate binding protein, which translates to MNKLLLAALVTGALSAPAFAADYTIMAPAGPGGGWDQTARTMQDALQSEGISGNVQVTNVPGAGGTIGLAQFATQENGNPNALIVGGYVMVGAILTNMSPVTLDNVTPIARLTGEAVALVVPAASDIQSVDDLVAKLKEDPGAVAWAGGSAGGVDHIAAGLIAKAIGVDPTQVNYIAYSGGGEALAAILGGQVTVGVSGVSEFASQIEAGELRLLAVSTDTRVPGFDAPTLMEEGVDVAVQNWRMVAAAPGITDEQKAAITADIKAMAESETWTTALETKGWVNTYLDGDAFAAQLEADKAATEAILKDIGLVQ; encoded by the coding sequence ATGAACAAGCTGCTTCTCGCGGCGCTGGTAACCGGCGCCCTTTCCGCACCTGCTTTCGCCGCCGATTATACCATCATGGCGCCTGCCGGCCCTGGCGGCGGTTGGGACCAGACCGCCCGCACCATGCAGGATGCCCTGCAGAGCGAAGGCATTTCGGGCAATGTGCAGGTGACCAACGTTCCCGGCGCCGGCGGCACGATTGGCCTGGCCCAGTTCGCCACGCAGGAAAACGGCAATCCCAATGCCCTGATCGTTGGTGGCTATGTGATGGTTGGCGCCATCCTGACCAATATGTCGCCGGTGACGCTGGACAATGTTACCCCGATTGCGCGGCTGACCGGTGAGGCGGTGGCGCTCGTGGTGCCGGCGGCCTCGGATATTCAAAGCGTTGACGATCTGGTCGCCAAGCTCAAGGAAGATCCCGGTGCCGTCGCCTGGGCCGGCGGTTCGGCCGGTGGCGTCGACCACATTGCCGCCGGGCTCATTGCCAAGGCCATCGGCGTCGATCCGACCCAGGTCAACTACATCGCCTATTCGGGCGGTGGCGAGGCCCTTGCCGCCATTCTGGGCGGTCAGGTGACGGTCGGCGTCTCGGGCGTCAGTGAATTTGCTTCGCAGATCGAGGCGGGCGAGCTGCGTCTGCTGGCCGTCTCGACCGATACCCGAGTGCCCGGCTTTGATGCCCCGACCCTGATGGAAGAGGGCGTCGACGTGGCCGTGCAGAACTGGCGCATGGTTGCGGCGGCGCCCGGCATTACCGATGAGCAGAAAGCAGCCATCACCGCCGATATCAAGGCCATGGCCGAGTCGGAGACCTGGACCACCGCGCTTGAAACCAAGGGCTGGGTGAACACCTATCTCGACGGCGATGCCTTCGCCGCCCAGCTTGAAGCTGACAAGGCGGCGACCGAGGCCATCCTGAAAGATATCGGCCTGGTCCAATGA
- a CDS encoding extracellular solute-binding protein, with protein MIRTGTKPFSIRRRIFALAVALLLAASVVLIIFIRDYAERASDRAFDRLLAASALTIAGAVQVENEAVVVEIPFAAFAMFSGQDRVFYAVEDPDARTVTGYEDLAAQMGETVSAEPAFADMRYRGETIRVASVGRLISTPSDTGWVTIHVAETQNQREALANEILSNAVLPVLALTLLAIGLVWFGISRMFAPLTQLEHELRARPPDDLSAITVPVPNEVAHLVSALNGFMARLQKAMERVSGLVAEAAHEVRTPLASLRAQAEVAMDEQDPEALRRRIDRIHTGAVQASQLVSQLLMEATISHRMENSEIETTTLASVIEDVRQRLDPDQAQRLQIDLAPAAAEAPLRGDRVALREMMRNVVDNALIYSQGRVDILGQIEGDRLLIRISDRGPGIADAEKPSVLERFKRGQSSNGIVGSGLGLSIVARVAQAHKGRLTLLDREGGGLTVAITLPLSRRGAIAPPGMIAAIALGGALLLAPAPVDAATTIYPARDGSSDIVLNILGVTDTPLFAHFVESFQAQHADVTVAYEETDSLPLFENFLAGTLETPPDLLISSASDLQLKLANDGHALAYDSPYLADLPDWAHWRNEVFGFTFEPAVIIYNRALIDDAEVPRTHLTLAELLETQTERFRGKIATYDIALSGVGYLLAAQDQTISSTFWRLANAFGRVNARFSGSSPAILNGVADGTLALGYNVLGSYAFARQSEGAPIEIVVPDDYVLVLTRSMLIPRDAPHAELAKAFVDFALSPAGQAVASGPTALGSVVPNGSGDWTSEAIAGRGRGVIQPIPLGPGLLVALDTLRRQRFLDTWQEIVSPKP; from the coding sequence GTGATCAGGACCGGCACAAAACCCTTCTCCATCCGCCGGCGCATTTTCGCGCTGGCCGTGGCCCTCTTGCTCGCCGCCTCTGTGGTGCTGATCATTTTCATCCGCGACTATGCCGAACGTGCTTCGGACCGGGCCTTTGACCGCCTGCTGGCCGCCTCTGCCCTGACGATTGCCGGAGCCGTGCAGGTGGAAAACGAGGCGGTGGTGGTGGAAATTCCCTTCGCCGCCTTCGCCATGTTCTCCGGGCAGGACCGGGTCTTCTACGCGGTCGAAGATCCCGATGCGCGCACCGTGACCGGCTATGAGGACCTGGCCGCGCAGATGGGCGAGACGGTCTCGGCGGAACCGGCCTTTGCAGATATGCGCTATCGCGGCGAGACAATTCGTGTCGCCAGTGTCGGGCGCCTGATTTCGACGCCGAGCGATACCGGCTGGGTCACCATCCATGTCGCCGAAACGCAGAATCAGCGCGAGGCGCTGGCCAATGAGATCCTGTCCAATGCCGTGCTTCCGGTCCTGGCGTTGACGCTATTGGCCATTGGCCTGGTCTGGTTCGGCATTTCGCGCATGTTTGCGCCCCTGACCCAGCTCGAACATGAATTGCGCGCCCGCCCGCCCGACGATCTGTCGGCCATTACAGTGCCGGTGCCCAACGAGGTTGCGCATCTGGTTTCCGCGCTCAATGGCTTCATGGCACGTCTGCAAAAGGCCATGGAGCGGGTCAGCGGGTTGGTGGCCGAGGCCGCGCATGAAGTGCGCACGCCACTGGCTTCGCTGCGCGCGCAAGCCGAGGTTGCCATGGACGAGCAGGACCCCGAGGCCTTGAGGCGGCGCATTGACCGCATCCATACCGGCGCTGTGCAGGCGAGCCAGTTGGTCAGCCAATTGCTGATGGAGGCGACCATTTCCCATCGCATGGAGAATAGCGAGATCGAGACCACGACTCTGGCCTCGGTGATCGAAGATGTACGCCAGCGCCTGGACCCCGATCAGGCGCAAAGATTGCAGATTGACCTCGCCCCCGCCGCCGCCGAGGCGCCCTTGCGCGGCGACCGCGTGGCGCTGCGCGAAATGATGCGCAATGTGGTCGACAATGCCCTGATCTATTCGCAAGGCCGCGTCGACATTCTGGGCCAGATCGAGGGTGATCGATTGCTCATCAGGATCAGCGATCGCGGCCCCGGCATTGCCGATGCCGAAAAACCGAGCGTTCTGGAGCGGTTCAAGCGGGGCCAGAGCAGCAATGGCATAGTGGGCTCAGGGCTCGGCCTGTCCATCGTCGCCCGGGTCGCCCAGGCCCATAAGGGCCGTCTGACCCTGCTCGACCGCGAGGGAGGCGGCCTGACAGTTGCCATTACTCTGCCCCTTTCGCGCCGTGGCGCCATTGCGCCGCCGGGCATGATCGCCGCTATTGCGCTTGGTGGAGCATTGCTGCTGGCCCCGGCCCCGGTCGATGCGGCCACGACCATCTATCCGGCCCGCGATGGCTCCTCCGATATCGTGCTCAATATTCTGGGCGTCACCGACACGCCGCTTTTCGCGCATTTCGTGGAAAGCTTTCAGGCTCAGCACGCCGACGTCACCGTCGCCTATGAGGAGACGGACTCGCTGCCCCTGTTCGAGAACTTCCTGGCCGGCACGCTCGAAACGCCGCCGGACCTGCTCATCAGTTCGGCCTCCGATCTGCAATTGAAGCTGGCCAATGACGGTCATGCCCTGGCCTATGACAGCCCCTATCTGGCTGACCTGCCCGATTGGGCGCATTGGCGAAACGAGGTCTTCGGCTTCACCTTCGAGCCGGCCGTCATCATCTATAATCGCGCCCTGATCGACGATGCGGAGGTGCCGCGCACCCATCTCACGCTGGCCGAGCTGCTCGAGACCCAGACCGAGCGGTTTCGCGGCAAGATCGCAACTTACGACATTGCCCTATCGGGCGTGGGTTACCTGCTGGCGGCGCAGGACCAGACCATTTCATCCACCTTCTGGCGCCTGGCCAATGCCTTCGGGCGGGTCAATGCGCGCTTTTCTGGGTCGAGCCCCGCCATTCTCAATGGCGTGGCCGATGGCACGCTGGCGCTGGGCTACAATGTACTGGGCTCCTATGCCTTTGCCCGTCAGTCCGAGGGCGCACCCATCGAAATCGTCGTGCCGGACGATTATGTGCTGGTGCTCACCCGCTCCATGCTGATCCCCAGGGATGCGCCCCATGCAGAGTTGGCCAAGGCTTTTGTCGATTTTGCCCTGTCGCCCGCCGGACAAGCGGTGGCTTCCGGTCCCACCGCTCTGGGCTCGGTCGTGCCCAATGGCTCGGGCGACTGGACCAGCGAGGCCATTGCCGGGCGCGGGCGGGGCGTCATCCAGCCGATCCCGCTCGGCCCTGGCCTTCTGGTGGCGCTCGACACATTGCGACGGCAACGCTTTCTCGACACCTGGCAGGAAATCGTCTCGCCCAAGCCGTGA